The following are from one region of the Hemibagrus wyckioides isolate EC202008001 linkage group LG24, SWU_Hwy_1.0, whole genome shotgun sequence genome:
- the LOC131344723 gene encoding NLR family CARD domain-containing protein 3-like → MDPPRTLTEGDSSSGHSETQVKRPDSPLPSCVSMKSDVSLDVFLTFKDGEPSPGHSVTQVKRPDSPLPSCVSMKSDVSLDVFLTFKDGEPSPGHSVTQVKRPDSPLPSCVSMKSDASLDVFLTFKDGEPSPGQSVTQVKRPDSPLPSCVSMKSDASLDVFLTFKDGEPSPGHSVMQMDRKDQKIITDTGCEPSSAGTDVQEKYKLNLIKKLQHVNEVVTNQGNPTLLNEIYTELYITEGDSGKVNNEHEVRQIEAASRRAATEETPIKCNDIFKPLSEEDKPIRSVLTKGAAGIGKTVSVQKFILDWAEGKTNQDVHLIFPLPFRELNLMKDQKLSLMELLHLYFKEIKQTNISTLHKVLFIFDGLDECRFPLDFQNTVRVCDVTESASVNVLLINLIKGNLLPSALIWITSRPAAADQIPSEWINRVTEVRGFNDPQKEEYFRKRIRDQSLSNRIITHLKSLRSLYIMCHIPVFCWISATVLERMLGEAESGEIPKTLTQMYTHFLIIQTNIIKKKYTESREADKEMVLKLGKLAFRQLMKGNLIFYEEDLRECGIDVTEASVYSGVCTQIFREEFGLHQSKVYCFVHLSIQEHLAALYVHLTFMNEKKNVLKNTTTNILKLKSTISDVHKSAVDQALESENGHLYLFLRFLLGLSLESNQILLQTIMKPRRRSSQETVHYIKKKIRENPSTEKSINLFHCLNELEDHSLIEEIQHYLKSGNLQKNKLSPSQWSAVVFVLLTSVQEHDVFVLNKYINKHCKSDKVLLKLLPVVAASRKAELNNCGLNEEGCALLASVLSSKSSNLRELDLSRNKLRDSGVKCLSAVLENLHCNLETLRLSGCEISDEGCDALTSALRSNPSHLRELDLSGNKLRDSGVKNLSAVLENPHCKLETLRLRYCKISDEDCAALTSALRSNPSHLRELDLSRNKLRDSGVKCLSAVLKNSHCNLETLRLCNCGVAAEGCAALTSALRSNPSHLRDLDLSWNRLTDSGVKSLSAILENPHCKLEILRLCNCEISDEDCAALTSALRSNPSHLRDLDLSWNRLTDSGVKSLSAVLENRHCKLETLRLRYCEISDEGCAALASALRSNPSHLRELDLSGNKLRDLEKNQLFSLKLQNLRM, encoded by the exons ATGGATCCTCCTCGTACATTAACAGAGGGAGACTCCTCATCTGGACACAG TGAAACCCAGGTAAAGAGACCAGACTCACCATTACCCAGCTGTGtctccatgaagagtgatgTGTCTCTGGATGTTTTTCTTACATTCAAAGATGGAGAGCCCTCACCTGGACACAG TGTAACCCAGGTAAAGAGACCAGACTCACCATTACCCAGTTGTGtctccatgaagagtgatgTGTCTCTGGATGTTTTTCTTACGTTCAAAGATGGAGAGCCCTCACCTGGACACAG TGTAACCCAGGTAAAGAGACCAGACTCGCCATTACCCAGTTGTGTCTCCATGAAGAGCGATGCATCTCTGGATGTTTTTCTTACATTCAAAGATGGAGAGCCCTCACCTGGACAGAG TGTAACCCAGGTAAAGAGACCAGACTCGCCATTACCCAGCTGTGtctccatgaagagtgatgCGTCTCTGGATGTTTTTCTTACATTCAAAGATGGAGAGCCCTCACCTGGACACAG TGTCATGCAGATGGATAGAAAGGACCAGAAGATCATCACAGATACAGG GTGTGAACCTTCATCTGCTGGAACTGATGTTCAggaaaaatacaaattaaatctgATAAAGAAGTTACAGCATGTAAATGAAGTGGTAACAAACCAGGGAAACCCAACACTTCTCaatgagatctacacagagctctacatcacagaaGGAGACAGTGGAaaagtcaataatgaacatgaggtgagacagatcgAGGCAGCATCCAGGAGAGCAGCAACAGAGGAAACACCAATCAAATGCAATGACATCTTTAAACCTTTATCTGAAGAAGACAAACCCATCAGGAGCGTTCTGACAAAGGGAGCCGCTGGCattggaaaaacagtctctgtgcagaaatTCATTCTAGACTGGGCTGAAGGGAAAACAAATCAGGATGTTCATCTcatatttccacttcctttcagAGAGCTCAATCTGATGAAGGACCAAAAACTGAGTCTGATGGAGCTTCTTCATCTCTATtttaaggaaataaaacaaacaaacatttccaCTCTGCACAaagttctgttcatttttgatGGTTTGGATGAGTGTCGTTTCCCTCTGGATttccagaacacagtgagagtgtgtgatgtaactgaATCAGCATCAGTGAATGTGCTGCTGATAAACCTGATCAAagggaatctgcttccctctgctctcatcTGGATCACCTCTCGACCTGCAGCAGCTGATCAAATCCCCTCTGAGTGGATTAATCGAGTCACAGAGGTACGAGGGTTCAATGACCCACAGAAGGAGgaatatttcaggaagaggatcagagatcagagtctgagcaacagaatcatcacacacctgaagtcattaagaagcctctacatcatgtgccacatcccagtcttctgctggatttcagccactgttctagagagaatgttgggtgaagcagagagtggagagatccccaagactctgactcaaatgtacacacacttcctcatcattcagacaaacatcatcaagAAAAAGTacacagagagcagagaggCAGATAAAGAAATGGTTCTGAAACTGGGTAAACTGGCTTTCAGGCAGCTGATGAAAGGgaacctgatcttctatgaggaagacctgagagagtgtggcattgatgtGACTGAAGCATCAGtgtattcaggtgtgtgtacacagatcttcagagaggagtttggACTTCACCAGAGTAAAGTGTACTGCTTTGTTCATCTGAGCATTCAGGAGCACCTCGCAGCTCTGTATGTGCATCTGACATtcatgaatgaaaagaaaaatgttttaaaaaatacaacaaccAACATATTGAAGCTGAAATCTACAATCTCAGATGTTCACAAGAGTGCTGTAGATCAGGCTTTAGAGAGTGAAAATGGACATCTGTATCTTTTCCTTCGCTTTcttctgggtctctcactggagtccaatcaGATCCTCTTACAAACCATCATGAAACCCAGAAGAAGAAGCTCCCAGGAAACAGTTCATTACATCAAGAAGAAGATCAGAGAGAATCCCTCAacagagaaatccatcaatctgttccactgtctgaatgaactggAAGATCATTCTCTAATTGAGGAAATCCAACACTACCTGAAGTCtggaaatttacaaaaaaacaaactttctcCATCTCAGTGGTcagctgtggtgtttgtgttactgacatCAGTGCAGGAACACGATGTGTTTGttctgaataaatatattaacaaacACTGTAAATCAGACAAGGTTCTTCTGAAGCTCCTGCCTGTGGTTGCAGCATCCAGAAAAGCTGA acTTAATAATTGTGGCCTAAATGAGGAAGGTTGTGCACTTTTGGCCTCAGTGCTCAGCTCTAAATCCTCCAatctgagagaactggatctgtctAGGAATAAACTgagagactcaggagtgaagtgtctctctgctgtactggagaatcttCACTGTAACctggagacactgag GTTGTCTGGTTGTGaaatctcagatgaaggctgtgatgctctgacttcagctctgagatcaaacccctcacacctgagagaactggatctgtctGGGAATAAACtcagagactcaggagtgaagaatctctctgctgtactggagaatcctcactgtaaactggagacactgag GTTGCGTTATTGTAAAATCTCAGATGAAgactgtgctgctctgacttcagctctgagatcaaacccctcacacctgagagaactggatctgtctAGGAATAAACtcagagactcaggagtgaagtgtCTCTCTGCTGTATTGAAGAATTCTCACTGTAACctggagacactgag GTTGTGTAATTGTGGTGTCGCAgctgaaggctgtgctgctctgacttcagctctgagatcaaacccctcacacctgagagatcTGGATCTGTCTTGGAATAGACTcacagactcaggagtgaagagtctttCCGCTATACTGGaaaatcctcactgtaaactggaaatactgag